One genomic window of Pelodiscus sinensis isolate JC-2024 chromosome 14, ASM4963464v1, whole genome shotgun sequence includes the following:
- the MAP2K1 gene encoding dual specificity mitogen-activated protein kinase kinase 1 isoform X4 has translation MTNLEALQKKLEELELDEQQRKRLEAFLTQKQKVGELKDDDFEKISELGAGNGGVVFKVSHKPSGLIMARKLIHLEIKPAIRNQIIRELQVLHECNSPYIVGFYGAFYSDGEISICMEHMDGGSLDQVLKKAGRIPEQILGKVSIAVIKGLTYLREKHKIMHRDVKPSNILVNSRGEIKLCDFGVSGQLIDSMANSFVGTRSYMSPERLQGTHYSVQSDIWSMGLSLVEMAIGRYPIPPPDSKELELMFGCPVEGDSSVSETSPRQRTPGRPMSSYGPDSRPPMAIFELLDYIVNEPPPKLPNGVFSPEFQDFVNKCLIKNPAERADLKQLMIHVFIKRSEAEEVDFAGWLCSTIGLNQPSTPTHAAGI, from the exons GACAAATTTAGAGGCACTGCAGAAGAAGCTGGAGGAGTTAGAATTGGATGAGCAGCAACGTAAACGTCTTGAAGCTTTCCTTACGCAGAAGCAAAAAGTTGGGGAGCTGAAGGATGACGACTTCGAGAAAATCAgtgagctgggagcagggaacGGCGGCGTGGTCTTCAAAGTCTCTCACAAACCTTCTGGCCTCATTATGGCAAGAAAG TTAATTCACTTAGAGATCAAGCCGGCTATTCGAAACCAGATCATTCGTGAGCTACAAGTGCTACATGAATGTAACTCGCCATATATAGTAGGCTTTTACGGGGCTTTTTACAGTGATGGAGAGATCAGCATTTGCATGGAACACATG GATGGTGGGTCCTTGGATCAAGTCCTGAAAAAAGCTGGAAGAATTCCAGAGCAGATTTTGGGCAAAGTTAGCATTGCT GTAATCAAAGGTCTCACATATTTGAGAGAAAAGCATAAGATAATGCACAGAG ATGTTAAACCATCGAACATTTTGGTAAACTCTAGAGGTGAAATCAAGCTTTGTGATTTTGGTGTCAGCGGACAGCTGATAGATTCAATGGCAAACTCATTTGTTGGGACGAGGTCCTACATGTCT CCGGAGAGACTTCAAGGTACCCATTATTCAGTGCAGTCAGACATCTGGAGCATGGGATTGTCACTGGTAGAAATGGCCATTGGCAGATACCCCATTCCCCCGCCTGATTCCAAGGAGCTGGAGCTGATGTTTGGCTGCCCTGTGGAGGGAGACTCTTCCGTTTCTGAGACTTCACCTAGACAAAGAACACCTGGCCGTCCAATGAGCT CTTACGGACCAGACAGCAGGCCACCAATGGCAATCTTTGAACTTCTGGACTACATCGTCAATGAG CCACCTCCAAAATTGCCCAATGGTGTTTTCTCTCCTGAATTTCAAGATTTTGTGAACAAATG CTTAATAAAAAATCCAGCAGAGAGAGCAGATTTGAAGCAACTCATG ATTCATGTTTTCATTAAAAGATCTGAAGCcgaggaagtggattttgcagGATGGCTTTGTTCGACTATAGGCCTCAACCAGCCTAGTACGCCTACACACGCGGCTGGAATCTGA
- the MAP2K1 gene encoding dual specificity mitogen-activated protein kinase kinase 1 isoform X1, with translation MPKKKPMPIQLNPAPDSSTINGTSTAEFFFGGSSQLTNLEALQKKLEELELDEQQRKRLEAFLTQKQKVGELKDDDFEKISELGAGNGGVVFKVSHKPSGLIMARKLIHLEIKPAIRNQIIRELQVLHECNSPYIVGFYGAFYSDGEISICMEHMDGGSLDQVLKKAGRIPEQILGKVSIAVIKGLTYLREKHKIMHRDVKPSNILVNSRGEIKLCDFGVSGQLIDSMANSFVGTRSYMSPERLQGTHYSVQSDIWSMGLSLVEMAIGRYPIPPPDSKELELMFGCPVEGDSSVSETSPRQRTPGRPMSSYGPDSRPPMAIFELLDYIVNEPPPKLPNGVFSPEFQDFVNKCLIKNPAERADLKQLMIHVFIKRSEAEEVDFAGWLCSTIGLNQPSTPTHAAGI, from the exons GACAAATTTAGAGGCACTGCAGAAGAAGCTGGAGGAGTTAGAATTGGATGAGCAGCAACGTAAACGTCTTGAAGCTTTCCTTACGCAGAAGCAAAAAGTTGGGGAGCTGAAGGATGACGACTTCGAGAAAATCAgtgagctgggagcagggaacGGCGGCGTGGTCTTCAAAGTCTCTCACAAACCTTCTGGCCTCATTATGGCAAGAAAG TTAATTCACTTAGAGATCAAGCCGGCTATTCGAAACCAGATCATTCGTGAGCTACAAGTGCTACATGAATGTAACTCGCCATATATAGTAGGCTTTTACGGGGCTTTTTACAGTGATGGAGAGATCAGCATTTGCATGGAACACATG GATGGTGGGTCCTTGGATCAAGTCCTGAAAAAAGCTGGAAGAATTCCAGAGCAGATTTTGGGCAAAGTTAGCATTGCT GTAATCAAAGGTCTCACATATTTGAGAGAAAAGCATAAGATAATGCACAGAG ATGTTAAACCATCGAACATTTTGGTAAACTCTAGAGGTGAAATCAAGCTTTGTGATTTTGGTGTCAGCGGACAGCTGATAGATTCAATGGCAAACTCATTTGTTGGGACGAGGTCCTACATGTCT CCGGAGAGACTTCAAGGTACCCATTATTCAGTGCAGTCAGACATCTGGAGCATGGGATTGTCACTGGTAGAAATGGCCATTGGCAGATACCCCATTCCCCCGCCTGATTCCAAGGAGCTGGAGCTGATGTTTGGCTGCCCTGTGGAGGGAGACTCTTCCGTTTCTGAGACTTCACCTAGACAAAGAACACCTGGCCGTCCAATGAGCT CTTACGGACCAGACAGCAGGCCACCAATGGCAATCTTTGAACTTCTGGACTACATCGTCAATGAG CCACCTCCAAAATTGCCCAATGGTGTTTTCTCTCCTGAATTTCAAGATTTTGTGAACAAATG CTTAATAAAAAATCCAGCAGAGAGAGCAGATTTGAAGCAACTCATG ATTCATGTTTTCATTAAAAGATCTGAAGCcgaggaagtggattttgcagGATGGCTTTGTTCGACTATAGGCCTCAACCAGCCTAGTACGCCTACACACGCGGCTGGAATCTGA
- the MAP2K1 gene encoding dual specificity mitogen-activated protein kinase kinase 1 isoform X2 has protein sequence MPKKKPMPIQLNPAPDSSTINGTSTAETNLEALQKKLEELELDEQQRKRLEAFLTQKQKVGELKDDDFEKISELGAGNGGVVFKVSHKPSGLIMARKLIHLEIKPAIRNQIIRELQVLHECNSPYIVGFYGAFYSDGEISICMEHMDGGSLDQVLKKAGRIPEQILGKVSIAVIKGLTYLREKHKIMHRDVKPSNILVNSRGEIKLCDFGVSGQLIDSMANSFVGTRSYMSPERLQGTHYSVQSDIWSMGLSLVEMAIGRYPIPPPDSKELELMFGCPVEGDSSVSETSPRQRTPGRPMSSYGPDSRPPMAIFELLDYIVNEPPPKLPNGVFSPEFQDFVNKCLIKNPAERADLKQLMIHVFIKRSEAEEVDFAGWLCSTIGLNQPSTPTHAAGI, from the exons GACAAATTTAGAGGCACTGCAGAAGAAGCTGGAGGAGTTAGAATTGGATGAGCAGCAACGTAAACGTCTTGAAGCTTTCCTTACGCAGAAGCAAAAAGTTGGGGAGCTGAAGGATGACGACTTCGAGAAAATCAgtgagctgggagcagggaacGGCGGCGTGGTCTTCAAAGTCTCTCACAAACCTTCTGGCCTCATTATGGCAAGAAAG TTAATTCACTTAGAGATCAAGCCGGCTATTCGAAACCAGATCATTCGTGAGCTACAAGTGCTACATGAATGTAACTCGCCATATATAGTAGGCTTTTACGGGGCTTTTTACAGTGATGGAGAGATCAGCATTTGCATGGAACACATG GATGGTGGGTCCTTGGATCAAGTCCTGAAAAAAGCTGGAAGAATTCCAGAGCAGATTTTGGGCAAAGTTAGCATTGCT GTAATCAAAGGTCTCACATATTTGAGAGAAAAGCATAAGATAATGCACAGAG ATGTTAAACCATCGAACATTTTGGTAAACTCTAGAGGTGAAATCAAGCTTTGTGATTTTGGTGTCAGCGGACAGCTGATAGATTCAATGGCAAACTCATTTGTTGGGACGAGGTCCTACATGTCT CCGGAGAGACTTCAAGGTACCCATTATTCAGTGCAGTCAGACATCTGGAGCATGGGATTGTCACTGGTAGAAATGGCCATTGGCAGATACCCCATTCCCCCGCCTGATTCCAAGGAGCTGGAGCTGATGTTTGGCTGCCCTGTGGAGGGAGACTCTTCCGTTTCTGAGACTTCACCTAGACAAAGAACACCTGGCCGTCCAATGAGCT CTTACGGACCAGACAGCAGGCCACCAATGGCAATCTTTGAACTTCTGGACTACATCGTCAATGAG CCACCTCCAAAATTGCCCAATGGTGTTTTCTCTCCTGAATTTCAAGATTTTGTGAACAAATG CTTAATAAAAAATCCAGCAGAGAGAGCAGATTTGAAGCAACTCATG ATTCATGTTTTCATTAAAAGATCTGAAGCcgaggaagtggattttgcagGATGGCTTTGTTCGACTATAGGCCTCAACCAGCCTAGTACGCCTACACACGCGGCTGGAATCTGA
- the MAP2K1 gene encoding dual specificity mitogen-activated protein kinase kinase 1 isoform X3, with product MLPGTNLEALQKKLEELELDEQQRKRLEAFLTQKQKVGELKDDDFEKISELGAGNGGVVFKVSHKPSGLIMARKLIHLEIKPAIRNQIIRELQVLHECNSPYIVGFYGAFYSDGEISICMEHMDGGSLDQVLKKAGRIPEQILGKVSIAVIKGLTYLREKHKIMHRDVKPSNILVNSRGEIKLCDFGVSGQLIDSMANSFVGTRSYMSPERLQGTHYSVQSDIWSMGLSLVEMAIGRYPIPPPDSKELELMFGCPVEGDSSVSETSPRQRTPGRPMSSYGPDSRPPMAIFELLDYIVNEPPPKLPNGVFSPEFQDFVNKCLIKNPAERADLKQLMIHVFIKRSEAEEVDFAGWLCSTIGLNQPSTPTHAAGI from the exons ATGTTGCCCGG GACAAATTTAGAGGCACTGCAGAAGAAGCTGGAGGAGTTAGAATTGGATGAGCAGCAACGTAAACGTCTTGAAGCTTTCCTTACGCAGAAGCAAAAAGTTGGGGAGCTGAAGGATGACGACTTCGAGAAAATCAgtgagctgggagcagggaacGGCGGCGTGGTCTTCAAAGTCTCTCACAAACCTTCTGGCCTCATTATGGCAAGAAAG TTAATTCACTTAGAGATCAAGCCGGCTATTCGAAACCAGATCATTCGTGAGCTACAAGTGCTACATGAATGTAACTCGCCATATATAGTAGGCTTTTACGGGGCTTTTTACAGTGATGGAGAGATCAGCATTTGCATGGAACACATG GATGGTGGGTCCTTGGATCAAGTCCTGAAAAAAGCTGGAAGAATTCCAGAGCAGATTTTGGGCAAAGTTAGCATTGCT GTAATCAAAGGTCTCACATATTTGAGAGAAAAGCATAAGATAATGCACAGAG ATGTTAAACCATCGAACATTTTGGTAAACTCTAGAGGTGAAATCAAGCTTTGTGATTTTGGTGTCAGCGGACAGCTGATAGATTCAATGGCAAACTCATTTGTTGGGACGAGGTCCTACATGTCT CCGGAGAGACTTCAAGGTACCCATTATTCAGTGCAGTCAGACATCTGGAGCATGGGATTGTCACTGGTAGAAATGGCCATTGGCAGATACCCCATTCCCCCGCCTGATTCCAAGGAGCTGGAGCTGATGTTTGGCTGCCCTGTGGAGGGAGACTCTTCCGTTTCTGAGACTTCACCTAGACAAAGAACACCTGGCCGTCCAATGAGCT CTTACGGACCAGACAGCAGGCCACCAATGGCAATCTTTGAACTTCTGGACTACATCGTCAATGAG CCACCTCCAAAATTGCCCAATGGTGTTTTCTCTCCTGAATTTCAAGATTTTGTGAACAAATG CTTAATAAAAAATCCAGCAGAGAGAGCAGATTTGAAGCAACTCATG ATTCATGTTTTCATTAAAAGATCTGAAGCcgaggaagtggattttgcagGATGGCTTTGTTCGACTATAGGCCTCAACCAGCCTAGTACGCCTACACACGCGGCTGGAATCTGA